One window of Aggregicoccus sp. 17bor-14 genomic DNA carries:
- a CDS encoding tetratricopeptide repeat protein: protein MRRALWLQLVLGALLLPGLAAAAGLLEKEHPDVARGRAAYEAGNYEQALEAFEAARKARPGDPAVEFNRADALAKLGRVDEAQAAFNRVQQSERRDLQQKAAYNLGNLYAQTGQRLEAIKAYRRALSLDPEDAQARHNLEVVLRNLPPPEPKQGDAGADGGQDGGSDAGTDAGADGGADAGADAGADGGADGGQDAGPGDGGQDAGADGGTPDGGGDAGADGGPGDAGGDGGADGGEGDGGQSEGEQRQDAGSDAGSPEQGEQQEVDAGTSQEQIDREEAERLLDAMKQNERNLQLWRFQQRDKKQPRRPNEKDW from the coding sequence ATGAGGCGCGCGCTCTGGCTCCAGCTCGTGCTGGGGGCCCTGCTCCTGCCGGGGCTCGCCGCCGCGGCGGGGCTGCTCGAGAAGGAGCACCCGGACGTGGCGCGCGGGCGCGCCGCGTACGAGGCGGGCAACTACGAGCAGGCGCTCGAGGCCTTCGAGGCCGCGCGCAAGGCGCGCCCCGGAGATCCCGCCGTGGAGTTCAACCGCGCGGACGCGCTCGCGAAGCTGGGCCGCGTGGACGAGGCGCAGGCCGCCTTCAACCGCGTGCAGCAGAGCGAGCGCAGGGATCTGCAGCAGAAGGCGGCCTACAACCTGGGCAACCTCTACGCCCAGACGGGGCAGCGCCTCGAGGCGATCAAGGCCTATCGCCGCGCGCTCTCGCTCGACCCGGAGGATGCCCAGGCGCGCCACAACCTCGAGGTGGTGCTGCGCAACCTCCCGCCGCCCGAGCCGAAGCAGGGGGACGCGGGCGCGGACGGCGGCCAGGACGGTGGGAGTGATGCGGGCACCGATGCGGGAGCGGATGGCGGCGCGGACGCTGGCGCGGATGCGGGAGCAGACGGCGGCGCGGATGGCGGCCAGGACGCCGGCCCGGGCGACGGAGGCCAGGACGCGGGCGCGGACGGCGGCACGCCGGACGGCGGGGGAGACGCAGGGGCGGACGGCGGCCCGGGCGACGCCGGAGGGGATGGCGGAGCGGACGGCGGGGAGGGGGACGGCGGGCAGTCGGAGGGCGAGCAGCGCCAGGACGCCGGCTCGGACGCCGGGAGCCCGGAGCAGGGCGAGCAGCAGGAGGTCGACGCCGGCACCTCGCAGGAGCAGATCGACCGTGAGGAGGCCGAGCGGCTCCTGGACGCGATGAAGCAGAACGAGCGCAACCTGCAGCTGTGGCGCTTCCAGCAGCGCGACAAGAAGCAGCCGAGGAGGCCCAATGAGAAGGACTGGTAG